CCTTATCAACTCAACCTTTGCAACTGTTTAGACTGTGGCGTGTGTAGGGTGCCCCGACcccccctaaaatagaaaattgtcCATTATGccctttaaaagttttaaaattttaaattagtaaatgtaaaattgcattttgcgccctaaaaatgataaaaattttgatttaatcctttgaaaattataaatatatagactattaaaaactaaaatttaattttggccCCACCTAAAAAAAATTTATGGGTTTACCCCTATGTTTAGAACCTAATATTTCTTAAGAACTCAATTATTTTCTTTCTGTTTGTTTCAAAGATCCAAAACAACtagagctttttttttttcactgGGAAGGAAGGTAATACTAATTTTGTGTCGCTTTCCTTGTTGACAACaacattcaattttttttttgcttattacCTAAGCACGCGTGGCGAAGGGTTAGGGTAAAAAAGTGGTGTCTTCACCCTATATAGGGACACTAGTATTTTCTACCATAATATGCTATCGGGAAAATTGGAAAATATATTGGGAAATTAAAATTTCAAGTGTCACCACCAGTTAATTTTCTTTCAACTGAAATCATTTACTCATTATAGGTGTACTTTTTGGGATGGTATCATTTGACAACATGACAACACCGTGCTCTATTGTTCAAAACAACTCATTCTCGTAAATAATTTGCTTTGCATTATATTTTCGtaattatttttttcatattattgaTAAACCCTCTAAATCTTAAgtccaaaaaaaaagaaaaaagaaattaaacTCAATACTCAAatacaatttgtaaaagttaagcccaattcaaaatctaatttaataaaaattatattttattaagatATTAAAATTTGACTAATATTCTATGTATTGCTAGTTATAAACATGTATTGTAATATACTAAATTACACATAACTATTGatactatatattttattataatttataatatatataactaTATATATTAATAGTTTTAGTCATAGTTATAtactatattattaaattatgtaataCTATATCATTTACTATAACTAACAATTAAAATCGACTTAACTGACCAAATTGAGTTAATTCAGCCAAATTAGTTTGTAAattcaattttgattttggaaaggttgtgaagcataCTTGGTCTTTGTGTCTGATTCTGGTTCTGTAAAGCTTTCTATTAAGGATATTCAAACTGTAAAAGGCTTTCCGCATGTTTTCCCGGAGGAACTGCTGGGTATACCTCCGAACAAGGAGGTTGAGTTTAGCATTGAATTTTTGTCGGGTGCAGCTCTTGTGTCGATTTCCCCTTATTacatggcaccaaaggagcttaTGGAACTAAAAGTGCAACTTTAAGAACTTCTCGATTTAGGGTTCATTCGACTGAGTGTGTCCTTGTGGGGAACACCGGTTCTGTTTGTCAAGAAAAAGGATGGTATGATGAGAATATGTATGGATTATTGTCAGCTAAACAAGTTGAcggtaaagaacaaatatccactcACGAGGATTAACGACCTGTTTGATCAAATCTAGGGAGCATCCGTGTTCTTCAAAATTAATCTTCGTTCCGGGTACGATCAGCTCAAGGTTAAAGAGACTGATGTGTATAAGATCGCTTTTAGGACTTGTTATAGGCATTACAAGTTCTTGTTTATACCTtttggtttgacgaatgctcTGGTTAcgtttatagatctgatgaatcgagtatttcaGCTGTATCTGGATTAGTTTGTCAttgtattcattgacgatattttgatttattctaataTTGAGAGTGAGCATAATGAGTACTTTCGGAAAGTTCTACAGATACTCCGTGAGAAAAAACTTTACGCTAAGTTTAACAAGTGTGAATTTTAGTTGCAAGAGGTTATCTTTCTAGGGCATGTTGTTTCAATTGAGGGGATTCTAGTAGATCCTAAAAAGTTAAGGCTATGGTTGATTGGAAACAGTCGAGGAATGTGTCTGAGATTCAGAGTTTCCTTAGCCTAGCAGGTTACTATCGGAGATTCGTTGATGGATTCTCACTTATCGCAACTCCCCTAACTCAGGCACTTGTTCTGATACAGCTCGAATCTAGTAGAGTATTTATTGTTTACAATGATGATTCACATGTCAATTTGATGGTGGCTTGCGCATCTCGACAACTTAAGTCACACGAAGGTAATTAACTCATGCATAACCTTAAGTTGGTTACGGTTGTCTTTGCTCTAAAAATCTAGgggcactatctgtatggtgagaggtgtatcatttaTACAAGcaataagagcctcaagtatttgttgactcagaaagagttgaacCGTAGACAACGTAGatagattgagttgcttaaggactacGACTGCACGATGGAGTACCATCCCGGTAAGGCCAACGTTATGGCTGATACTCTTAGTCGTAGAGCGATGACTGATTTGAGAGCAAAGTTTGCCCGTTTGAGTTTTTTTGATGATGATAGTCTATTGGCTGAGTTGCAGGTTAAACCAACTTGGGTTGATCAGATTCGAGCTAAACAATTGAGAGATGAGTCTTTAGTTTCTCGTTTTCGTCAAATTGAGGATGGTGAGACTTTTGATTTTGAATTAAACAACGATGGGGTTCTGTGTTTCAAGGGTCAGATCTGTGTGTCTAATGATGTTCATTTGAGGCAATTGATTATGCGGGAAGCGCATAGTAGCCTTTATCCTATGCATCCCGATGAGAATAAGATGCATAAAGATAACCGAGAATTATACTAGTGGTCTGGTTTAAAACAGGAGGTAACTGCCTTTATCTCTCATTGTTTGACATATTAGaaggttaaagctgagcatcaactaccttcaggTCTACTACAACTAGTTAAGTTTCCCTTTTGGAAGTAGGAGcatgtgaccatggattttgttagtgggttacccttgacacccactGAGAAAGATTCAGTTTGGGTTATCATTGATCAATTGACTAAGTTTGCTCACTTCCTTCCAATCAGGACTGATTATTCGCTTCAGAGATTGACTAAGTTGTATGTCTCTGAGATTGTATGATTGCACGAAGTGCTGATTTCAACCATCTCTAACAAAAACCCATGTTTTACTTCTCGATTCTAGAAGAAGCTTCACGAAGCCTTAGGAACTTGATTGGATTTCAAGATAGCATatcatcctcaaactgatggacagtctgAGTGAGTCATTCAGATTCTAGAGAATATGCTGCGGAATTGTTTAATCgacttccgaggtagttgggaggagtatcTGTCGTTGGCTGAGTTCGCGTATGATCATAAGTTTCGTATCCCTATGTGTTAGAATAAGTTAAGTGAGCATTGGGTTCTAGGTCCTGAACTAGTATCTAAGATTGAGAATACGGTTAGATTGATTTGTAATCGTCTTAAGACAGCTTTCGACCAGGAGAAATTATATACAGATGTAAAACGATGAgatattgagtattctgtgggtgatcaggtatttctaaaatttttttgtCGAAAAAAGTTCTTTGGTTCGgatgtaagggcaagttgagctcgaggttcattggaccttaCTGTATTCTAAAATGTACCGGACCTATCGCCTATCAGCTAGAGCTACCTCCTGAGTTGGATAAAAtttatgatgtgttccacgtctctatgttgagacAGTATCGGTCTAATCCGTCTCACATTGTTCCGGTTGAAGAGATTGAGGTACGACCAGATCTGACTTTTGAAGAAGAGTCTGTTCAGATTCTGGATCGAGACA
Above is a genomic segment from Gossypium arboreum isolate Shixiya-1 chromosome 8, ASM2569848v2, whole genome shotgun sequence containing:
- the LOC108468605 gene encoding uncharacterized protein LOC108468605 is translated as MEYHPGKANVMADTLSRRAMTDLRAKFARLSFFDDDSLLAELQVKPTWVDQIRAKQLRDESLVSRFRQIEDGETFDFELNNDGVLCFKGQICVSNDVHLRQLIMREAHSSLYPMHPDENKMHKDNRELY